A part of Flavobacteriaceae bacterium GSB9 genomic DNA contains:
- the ychF gene encoding redox-regulated ATPase YchF — protein MKAGIVGLPNVGKSTLFNCLSNAKAQSANFPFCTIEPNIGVVNVPDPRLEKLEALVKPERVLPATVEIVDIAGLVKGASKGEGLGNQFLANIRETDAILHVLRCFDNDNVVHVDGNVNPIRDKETIDMELQLKDLETAEKKLDKVKRAAKTGNKEAQKEEAVLLKIKAGLEAGTSVRALEFSDDDYADFVKPNQFITDKPVMYVCNVDEGSAVSGNAYVEKVKEAVKDENAEVLVLAVGTEADINELDDYEERQMFLQDIGLEEPGSAKLIRGAYKLLNQQTYFTAGVKEVRAWTVDVGATAPQAAGVIHTDFEKGFIRAEVIGYDDYVNYGSEAKVKEAGKMRVEGKNYIVKDGDVMHFLFNV, from the coding sequence ATGAAAGCAGGTATTGTAGGATTGCCAAACGTAGGGAAGTCAACGTTGTTCAACTGTTTATCGAACGCCAAGGCGCAAAGTGCCAATTTTCCGTTCTGTACTATAGAGCCTAATATAGGTGTTGTAAATGTGCCAGATCCACGTTTAGAGAAATTAGAAGCCTTGGTTAAGCCAGAGCGTGTTTTGCCGGCTACTGTAGAGATTGTTGATATTGCCGGTTTGGTAAAAGGTGCCAGTAAAGGTGAAGGGTTGGGCAACCAGTTTTTGGCTAATATTCGCGAAACCGATGCTATTTTACATGTGCTCCGTTGTTTCGACAACGATAATGTGGTGCATGTTGATGGGAATGTAAATCCCATTCGCGATAAAGAAACTATTGACATGGAATTGCAGTTAAAAGACTTGGAAACTGCCGAGAAGAAGCTAGATAAAGTTAAACGTGCTGCGAAAACAGGAAATAAAGAGGCTCAAAAAGAAGAAGCTGTGCTTTTAAAAATAAAAGCGGGCTTGGAAGCCGGAACATCGGTAAGGGCATTAGAGTTTTCTGATGACGATTATGCCGATTTTGTTAAACCAAACCAATTTATTACGGATAAACCGGTTATGTACGTTTGTAATGTAGATGAAGGCAGTGCCGTTTCTGGGAATGCCTATGTTGAAAAAGTTAAAGAAGCTGTTAAGGATGAAAATGCAGAAGTTTTGGTTTTGGCTGTAGGTACTGAGGCTGACATTAATGAATTGGATGATTACGAAGAGCGTCAAATGTTTCTTCAGGATATTGGACTGGAAGAACCGGGATCGGCTAAATTAATTAGGGGGGCTTATAAATTGTTGAATCAGCAAACCTATTTTACCGCTGGTGTGAAAGAAGTTCGTGCTTGGACCGTAGATGTAGGCGCCACCGCTCCTCAAGCTGCCGGTGTAATTCATACCGATTTTGAAAAAGGGTTCATTAGAGCCGAAGTTATTGGTTACGACGATTATGTAAATTACGGTAGTGAAGCCAAAGTGAAAGAAGCAGGGAAAATGCGTGTTGAGGGCAAAAACTATATAGTAAAGGATGGCGATGTTATGCACTTCCTTTTCAACGTTTAA
- a CDS encoding Gfo/Idh/MocA family oxidoreductase, with protein sequence MKKNIKFVIVGGGNIASTYMAAVNKIVGAEVGGVVSRKDKKPEALADLPFFKSISEINIDFDAVIICTPNGLHHFSAIEAANLGKHVLCEKPIDITLESIDKMIAACRENNVRLGVAYQRRYSSDNPAVKKLIDSGELGRIFSVDLSVKNYRDDAYYNSSPYRGTFGIDGGGPFIQQASHYIDLYCWFFGKPQKLVSQLGTFVHDIEVEDHGAAICVHDLGMIATITASTATKPGFPAKMEIYTSKGYLILENDVITHWDIEGVENPTAQTENENTHTGAATAAVADTANHETILNDFVNAIKTGEDCLVTGESARTATEMILEIYNGQF encoded by the coding sequence ATGAAAAAAAACATAAAGTTCGTTATTGTAGGTGGTGGCAATATTGCAAGCACTTATATGGCAGCGGTGAATAAAATTGTTGGTGCCGAAGTGGGTGGTGTTGTTTCCAGAAAGGATAAAAAACCAGAGGCATTAGCAGACCTTCCTTTTTTTAAATCGATTTCTGAAATTAATATTGATTTCGATGCCGTAATCATTTGCACACCCAATGGATTGCACCACTTTAGTGCTATCGAAGCAGCTAATTTAGGTAAGCATGTTTTGTGTGAAAAGCCAATAGATATTACTTTAGAATCTATAGATAAAATGATTGCAGCTTGCCGCGAAAACAACGTTAGGTTAGGGGTAGCCTATCAACGGCGTTACAGTTCGGATAACCCTGCGGTAAAAAAGTTAATTGATTCAGGGGAGTTAGGACGTATTTTTTCAGTCGATTTATCGGTTAAAAATTACCGTGATGATGCTTATTATAATTCCTCACCCTATAGAGGAACTTTCGGTATTGATGGTGGTGGTCCGTTTATTCAGCAAGCATCACATTATATAGACCTCTATTGTTGGTTTTTTGGAAAACCACAAAAATTGGTAAGTCAGTTAGGGACTTTTGTGCACGATATTGAAGTTGAAGACCATGGTGCGGCTATTTGTGTTCACGATTTGGGGATGATTGCAACTATAACAGCATCGACGGCCACAAAGCCTGGCTTTCCGGCTAAAATGGAGATTTATACCAGTAAGGGCTATCTTATTCTAGAAAATGATGTGATTACCCATTGGGATATTGAAGGTGTTGAAAACCCTACAGCCCAAACCGAAAATGAAAATACACATACGGGCGCAGCTACCGCGGCTGTTGCCGATACTGCCAATCACGAAACCATATTAAACGATTTTGTAAACGCCATTAAAACAGGAGAAGATTGTCTGGTTACGGGCGAATCTGCCAGAACTGCCACCGAAATGATTTTGGAAATTTATAATGGGCAGTTTTAA
- a CDS encoding thiamine diphosphokinase has protein sequence MNSKKVFLLIDGERPNQLPDLSGYDLVCATDGAYRFLAENKVVPDFISGDFDALETLPSNIETITTPDQDYTDFEKMLRILFDKGFVNIDVYGASGNEQDHFLGNLSTAIKWKANLNLMFFDNYGYYFLANNTTKIKNCNGKIVSLVPFPKVEGIITKGLKYVLNNEQLTFGKRIGTRNEGIAEEVTINFESGHLFVFVNSRAKLQ, from the coding sequence ATGAACTCAAAAAAAGTATTTCTTTTAATCGATGGCGAGCGCCCAAATCAACTTCCAGATTTATCGGGTTACGATTTGGTTTGTGCTACAGATGGAGCTTATCGGTTTTTAGCAGAAAACAAGGTGGTTCCCGATTTTATAAGTGGTGATTTCGATGCTTTGGAAACGCTCCCTTCTAATATTGAAACCATTACGACGCCCGACCAAGATTACACCGATTTTGAGAAGATGTTAAGGATTTTATTCGATAAAGGTTTTGTAAACATTGATGTGTATGGTGCTAGTGGTAATGAACAGGATCATTTTTTGGGAAATTTAAGTACGGCTATTAAATGGAAAGCCAACTTGAACTTGATGTTTTTCGATAATTATGGCTATTATTTTTTAGCCAATAACACTACTAAAATTAAAAACTGTAATGGAAAAATCGTGTCTTTAGTGCCTTTTCCAAAAGTAGAGGGCATAATAACCAAGGGCTTAAAATATGTGCTTAATAATGAACAATTAACCTTTGGAAAACGGATTGGAACAAGGAATGAAGGCATTGCTGAAGAAGTAACCATTAATTTTGAAAGTGGGCATTTGTTTGTGTTTGTCAATAGTCGAGCAAAACTCCAATAA
- a CDS encoding 4Fe-4S dicluster domain-containing protein produces the protein MAIIITDECINCGACEPECPNTAIYEGADDWRYKDGTSLEGKVVLTNGTEVDADEAQEPVSDEIYYIVPDKCTECKGFHDEPQCAAVCPVDCCVPDEDHEETEEELLAKQKFMHPDG, from the coding sequence ATGGCAATTATAATAACAGACGAATGTATAAATTGTGGTGCTTGCGAACCAGAGTGCCCAAACACTGCAATATATGAAGGCGCAGACGATTGGCGCTATAAGGACGGAACCAGTTTAGAAGGCAAGGTTGTACTTACTAACGGAACAGAGGTTGACGCCGATGAGGCGCAAGAACCAGTAAGCGACGAGATTTACTATATCGTTCCAGATAAGTGTACAGAATGTAAAGGGTTCCACGACGAACCGCAATGTGCGGCAGTTTGCCCAGTTGATTGTTGTGTGCCTGATGAAGACCACGAAGAAACCGAAGAAGAGCTTTTGGCTAAGCAAAAATTTATGCATCCAGATGGGTAA
- a CDS encoding acyl-CoA reductase, with amino-acid sequence MQLQKRITAFVKLGDFLRQFSKSDIQKADNIEHNDIFFDGFKHQLKLAEEHNGWFTPENVHFAIKGWAESLTKDNLKKWLKPYNFESISPKQVAIIMAGNIPLVGFHDFLSVLISGHDVLVKQSSNDKHLLPYLAKYLELVEPLFKGKIRFTDKKVEGFDAVIATGSNNTARYFEYYFKGKPSIIRNNRNSVAVLTGNETEDDLKNLSEDIFRYYGLGCRNVSKLFVPKNYQFTNFFEAIYHWHPIIEKAKYANNYDYNKAVYLMSEFDMLENGFFMIKEDKSYASPIATLFYEHYDSTDNLKEKLTAEKEQIQCIVSKGFIENEIPFGHTQKPQLWDYADDVDSIEFLLAIS; translated from the coding sequence ATGCAATTACAGAAAAGAATTACCGCATTTGTAAAATTAGGAGATTTTTTAAGGCAATTTTCTAAAAGTGACATTCAAAAAGCGGATAATATTGAACATAATGATATTTTCTTTGATGGCTTTAAACATCAATTGAAATTAGCCGAGGAACACAATGGCTGGTTTACGCCAGAGAATGTGCATTTTGCTATTAAGGGCTGGGCAGAATCGTTGACCAAAGACAACTTAAAAAAATGGTTGAAGCCTTACAATTTTGAAAGTATTTCGCCTAAACAAGTTGCCATAATTATGGCCGGAAATATTCCTTTGGTTGGGTTTCACGACTTTTTATCGGTTTTGATTAGCGGACATGATGTATTGGTAAAACAGTCTTCCAACGACAAACATTTACTGCCTTATTTAGCAAAATATTTAGAACTTGTGGAGCCACTTTTTAAAGGAAAAATACGCTTTACGGACAAAAAAGTGGAAGGTTTTGATGCTGTAATCGCTACGGGAAGCAATAATACTGCCCGATATTTTGAATATTATTTTAAGGGCAAACCTTCAATTATAAGAAACAACCGAAATTCGGTAGCTGTTTTAACAGGAAATGAAACCGAAGACGACTTAAAAAACCTTTCGGAAGATATTTTTAGGTACTACGGTCTGGGCTGCCGGAACGTTTCAAAACTCTTTGTTCCAAAAAACTACCAATTCACCAATTTTTTTGAGGCCATTTACCACTGGCACCCCATAATTGAAAAAGCTAAATATGCCAATAACTACGATTACAATAAGGCGGTATATTTAATGAGCGAATTTGATATGCTGGAAAACGGTTTCTTTATGATAAAGGAAGATAAAAGCTATGCCTCACCAATCGCTACCTTATTCTACGAGCATTATGATAGCACAGACAATTTAAAAGAAAAACTTACTGCTGAAAAAGAGCAAATTCAGTGTATTGTTTCCAAAGGATTTATTGAAAATGAAATCCCTTTTGGACACACCCAAAAACCACAACTTTGGGATTATGCGGATGATGTAGATTCCATTGAATTTTTGTTAGCAATTTCTTGA
- the serC gene encoding 3-phosphoserine/phosphohydroxythreonine transaminase: MKKHNFSAGPSILPQEVLLKASQAVMDYNNSGLSLIEISHRSKDFVDIMENARALVLELLGLEGKGYKALFLQGGASTQFLMVALNLLEKRAGYLNSGSWAAKAIKEAKIYDDIYEVGSSKDANYNYIPKGYEIPEDYDYFHCTSNNTIFGTQMKSFPQTNIPMVCDMSSDIFSRSLDFSQFGLIYAGAQKNMGPAGTTLVVVKEDILGKVSRKIPSMMDYKVHIDKGSMFNTPPVFPIYTSMLTLEWLKALGGIEAIEKENEKKARLMYSEIDLNPLFKGFAVKEDRSNMNATFNLTNDNLKDTFETMLKEAGISGVNGHRSVGGYRASMYNAMSIDSVKVLVEVMSELESKA; the protein is encoded by the coding sequence ATGAAAAAACATAACTTTAGCGCAGGACCAAGTATTTTACCACAAGAAGTATTGTTAAAGGCTTCTCAAGCTGTAATGGATTATAACAATTCTGGTTTGTCATTAATCGAAATATCACACAGAAGTAAAGATTTTGTTGATATTATGGAAAATGCACGAGCTTTAGTTTTAGAATTGCTAGGCTTAGAAGGCAAAGGCTACAAAGCTTTATTTTTACAGGGTGGTGCCAGCACACAATTTTTAATGGTGGCCTTAAACTTATTAGAAAAAAGAGCAGGCTATTTAAATTCTGGTTCTTGGGCAGCAAAAGCGATAAAAGAAGCTAAAATATACGACGATATTTACGAAGTAGGCTCTTCAAAAGATGCCAATTATAACTACATTCCTAAAGGTTATGAAATTCCTGAGGATTACGATTATTTCCATTGCACCTCAAACAACACCATTTTTGGTACGCAAATGAAAAGTTTTCCACAAACCAATATCCCGATGGTTTGTGATATGAGTAGCGATATTTTTTCTCGCTCTTTAGATTTTTCACAATTCGGATTAATCTACGCAGGAGCACAAAAAAACATGGGCCCAGCTGGGACAACCTTAGTAGTAGTCAAAGAAGATATTTTAGGTAAAGTATCTCGTAAAATCCCTTCAATGATGGATTACAAAGTTCACATTGACAAAGGCAGTATGTTTAATACGCCTCCTGTATTCCCAATATACACCTCTATGTTAACTCTAGAGTGGTTAAAAGCCCTAGGAGGCATAGAAGCTATTGAAAAAGAAAACGAAAAGAAAGCACGTTTAATGTATTCTGAAATAGACTTAAACCCTTTATTCAAGGGATTTGCTGTTAAAGAAGACCGCTCAAACATGAACGCCACTTTCAACCTTACAAACGACAACTTAAAAGACACCTTTGAAACCATGCTAAAAGAAGCTGGAATTAGTGGTGTAAACGGTCACCGAAGTGTTGGAGGGTACAGAGCGTCCATGTACAACGCCATGTCTATCGACAGCGTAAAAGTGTTGGTAGAAGTTATGAGCGAATTAGAAAGTAAAGCATAA
- a CDS encoding D-2-hydroxyacid dehydrogenase: protein MKVLANDGISQSGIEALEKGGYEVITTTVAQEQLINYINENDIAVLLVRSATTVRKDLIDACPGLKIIGRGGVGMDNIDVEYAREKGLHVINTPAASSHSVAELVFGHFYGLARFLHNANREMPLEGDSNFKGLKKAYAKGTELKGKTLGVLGFGRIGQATAKVALGAGMKVVAFDPFLEKANLELEFFDGQKVNFNIETISKEEVLKQSDFITLHVPAQKDYVIDEAEFNMMKDGVILANAARGGVINEVALVKAIESGKVARAALDVFEKEPKPEMQLLMNPALSLTPHTGAATNEAQDRIGVELASQIIDILG, encoded by the coding sequence ATGAAAGTATTAGCAAACGACGGTATTTCTCAAAGCGGAATTGAAGCTTTAGAAAAAGGCGGTTATGAGGTTATCACCACAACCGTAGCCCAAGAACAATTAATAAACTACATTAACGAAAACGACATTGCCGTTTTATTGGTACGTAGTGCAACCACCGTACGTAAAGACTTAATTGACGCTTGTCCAGGATTAAAAATTATTGGTCGTGGCGGTGTTGGAATGGATAATATTGATGTTGAATATGCCCGCGAGAAAGGCTTACACGTAATTAATACACCTGCGGCATCTTCGCACTCTGTAGCCGAATTGGTATTTGGTCATTTTTATGGCTTGGCGCGTTTTTTACACAACGCCAACCGAGAAATGCCACTTGAGGGCGACAGCAACTTTAAAGGCCTAAAAAAGGCGTACGCTAAAGGAACTGAATTAAAAGGAAAAACTTTAGGTGTTCTTGGTTTTGGCCGAATTGGTCAAGCTACTGCTAAAGTAGCATTAGGTGCTGGAATGAAAGTTGTAGCCTTTGATCCTTTTTTAGAAAAAGCTAATTTAGAATTAGAGTTCTTTGACGGGCAAAAAGTAAACTTCAACATCGAAACCATCTCTAAAGAAGAGGTTTTAAAACAATCAGATTTCATTACATTACACGTACCTGCTCAAAAAGATTATGTGATTGACGAAGCTGAATTCAATATGATGAAAGACGGCGTTATTTTGGCAAATGCAGCACGTGGCGGCGTAATCAACGAAGTTGCTTTAGTAAAAGCTATTGAAAGCGGAAAAGTAGCTAGAGCAGCATTAGATGTTTTTGAAAAAGAACCAAAACCAGAAATGCAATTGTTAATGAACCCAGCTTTATCTCTTACACCGCACACTGGAGCGGCAACCAATGAAGCACAAGATAGAATTGGAGTAGAATTAGCGTCTCAAATTATTGATATCCTTGGGTAA